AAAGGGAGATTCAGCGACCACGTCAAGGACGGAGCGGATATAGTCTATCATAAGAAGATCACCTCAAGCCCTACAAAGATCAATGCTGATGTAAGGGCAGCTATAGGAACTGTTGCTACCCAGGAAGAAATAATCCTCCATATCACGCGCAGGTCAACCGCTGCAATTCCGCCTGCAAGCCCGACCCCTATAACCGAACCTACAAGTGTGTGTGTAGTCGAAATCGGGAGGGAACTGTAACTGTGAAGCAGAACTACAGAAGCTGTTGCAAACTGAGCAGAAAAGCCACGTGTTGGAGTGAGTTCCGTAATCTTGGAGCCGATGGTTAGAACTACTTTATAACCCCAGGTAGCCATTCCTATTACCATTCCAAGACCTCCCATTACAAGCACCCAGATGGGGATTCCGGCTTCTGCTCCTGCCACTCCTATAACCTTAAGCGCTGCACCGAGAGGACCTACAGCGTTTGCTACATCGTTTGATCCGTGAGCAAATGCAATATAACAACCAGTTATGATTTGCAAGGATATGAATTTTTTCTCAACGAAAGGAAGGTCTATAGCTCTATGAAGGTAAATCTTTCTTACTATAGAAAAGGTAACGTAAGCAAAAACAGCCCCAAGAACTGGAGACACAAACCAGCTGACAACAATTTTTGTAATTTGTCCCCAGTGGATGTCAGAAAAAGAGATAGTTCCATTGTAGGCTGCAACCAGTCCAAAGCCGAGTACAGAGCCAACAATAGAATGGCTAGTTGAAACGGGGAGATTGTAGAAGGTTGTAAGGGTTACCCAGAAGCCTGCTGCAAGAATTGCAGCCAGCATTCCAACTGCAACTACATCGGGATGCATGCTTCCTATTGCATCAATGGGAACAATGCCGTTTGCAATTGTCTCAGTAACACGATCACCGAAGAATACGGCGCCTAAAAACTCAAACAAAGCAGCAATAATAATTACCTGTTTAAGTGATAAAGCACCTGTTCCAACCGAAGTTCCCATAGCATTTGCGAGGTCATTTGCCCCTATATTCCAGGCCATGTAAAGACCTGCTAAAGTAAGCGCTATGATAAGTAATTCCATTTTTCTTACTCCGCAAGTTTCAAACTTCAACTTTTATAATTGTTATAAACTTTATAATCACCGTAAAATCAACATCTTTAAGTTTTGATCAATCTTTATGTAAAATCCTTATAATTTCAAGATGCCTATTTAAATTTAGAATTCCTATGGTATTCCAGATAATTTCATTATATTTTATAGTTTCCTTATACTTCAAGAATCTCTATATATACTATAGATCTATATACGCCTATTTTTGGTATATTTATACTCTTTATCTCAATCGAACTTTAATTCTCCAGTAAGAATGATGAGGAGATATTCTAGAAGAAGAAAGCTTTTCCGTTATTCAAAAATAGCAAAAAGTTTTTATCCAGATGTGCCTTTCAGGGAATTTATTGAATATCTAAAAGAAGTTTAAAGGCAGTATAATTCTGAGGCATGTTTAGAGAGGATGTTTGAAAGGCTTATTGACCAATGATTTTTGCTCCGTGATACTTATCTTATTATGCATCAGTAACCTGGCTTTCAGAAGGCGAATTTTCAAAAAGCTTCTTCCAGAAGACCTTCTCCATAATGTAAAATCCCATAAAATGATTGAATTTCCCTGCAGAATCTTTTCAAAAAACAGAAAAATTAATATGAGAATATTAACTTCAAAAAAGCCAAATTTTGTATTATTTCTCTTGTTGTATTATTTTTCTTGTGTGTAGTTTCCTTATCTTACAATAGGAGCAACAAAGGAAGGTTTATAGAGAATAATAGTTTTCAGGCTTCCAGCTCATGAAATTCCTGATCTTTCAGCTCTTTTTCCCTTATTCTTTCTCTGAGCAGGTCAAGCACCTCTTCATCCGAGACATCGTACCATCTCTCATAAACCTGGGCAACAGCCCTGAAATATGCAGGAGTCTCAAGCACTATGAGATCGTCCACCTTTTTCTGAAGTTCCTTTGCAACCTCTCTTCCGGCTACAGGTACTGCAACCACGACCTTTCCGGCTTCTCTGTTTCTGCAAAGTTCAATGGCTGCCCGCATTGTAGATCCCATTGCAATGCCATCATCAATAAGAATTACTGTTCTTCCCTTGATCTCCGGCAGGGGCTTGCCTCCTCTAAGGGTTTTTATGCGCCTTTCGATCTCGGCAATCTGCTGTTGTTTTATCCTTTCAATAGTTACCCCTTCAAGCCAGTAGTATGCATCTTCTAAAATAAACGTACTCCCATCCTCGGCTATTGCCCCGAATCCGGCTTCGGGGTTATCCGGAAAAGGCAGTTTCCTTGCGATAATGAGGGAAAATTCAGCATTCAGTTTTGCTGCAACCTGCAGTCCTACCTCCACCCCTCCGCGAGGGATTGCAAGAATCACAGGATTTTCTTCCCTGTATTTCTCAAGAGCTTTTGCAAGCTTTTCCCCTGCATCTTTACGGTTTTTGAACATACTTCCCCCTTAAGTTCATAAACTGTTCTTTTTCTGTACAGATCTCAAAATCAAACTATCCTTACAGGCCGCCTGTATATCTCGACTGAGGAGCCTGAAGGAAGCGTTGTTTCAGGCAAACAGAGCTCCAGAACTTTTTTTGCAACATCTTCGGGTTTGAGGACAGGCTCATCGGTATGCAGCGACCGGTACATGCTGGTATCCACGCTGGCAGGGCAGACCGCATATACATGAACCCCGCCTCCGGTCTCGTAGGCAACAGACTCCGTAAAACCAATTACAGCAAATTTTGAGGCACAGTATATTGATAATTTTGGTATTCCATGCTTTCCTGCCCCTGATGATATATTTATTATCCTGCCTTCTCCCCTTTTAAGCAGGTGGGGAAGAGCGTACTTCGTGCAGAAAAACATTCCTTTTACATTTGTATCCATAATCTCATCATATTCTTCAGTTGAAGTCTCCACAAGATACTTTCTATACGCCACTCCTGCATTATTTACGAGGATGTCAATTCTTCCAAAGGCATTTATTGCCTTTGAAACCATATTAATGACCTCCTTTTCTTTTCTAATGTCCGTCTTTACCGCAAGAGCCCTTACACCCTGCTTTTCCACCAGCCTGGCAGTTTCTCGAATTTCTCTCTCGGTTCTTGCGACAATTACAATATTGGCTCCTTCTCCTGCCAGCGACTGGCAGATAGCCCTGCCAATTCCTCTTCCCCCACCGGTTACAATGGCTGTCTGACCCTTCAGTTTCATAGCTGTCACTTTACAGTCACTTCATTAACAGTCACTTAATTAATTATCAGGCAGGATAAGGATATATCTTTGGAAGCAATATTTCTGAACTGTAGTCAAGTCCGATCTCAGTATTAAAAAGAAAGAGAATAAAGAGGAATAAAAAGATTAGAACTCTTTCGAATTTAATTTTTGAATAATCATCTCGAATTTAATTTCTTGAATAATCAAAAAGCAACATTTCTCCTGAATGTGCGTCAATTAATACTGAAGCAGGAAGGCTGTCATCTCTTTCAAAACTTGAATCAATGAATCGGATCCACCATGCCAGACGAGTTTTATCTTCATTGTCCTCTTTCCAGACAAGGCTCGACGAAAGAACTTTTACAGTACTTGCTTTTTCTTCTCCTATGGGTGGTTGGCTACTCATGAATTCTTTGAGAATCTCAACTGCTTTTTCATCCGTAATGCTTGGTTCAGTATCGATGAGTGCTCTCTTCCTCATCCATAGACCAGCTTTTGTCATAGCTTAAAACTTCGCCTGTTTCTGCATTAACATCAAGCAGTATTCCATCGGAAAGAGAAGGTATTCCTCTGATAATTCTTGCATAACTTACATGATAATATCCTGGCAGATCGTCAGCGGCAGGTCCTATGTAATTTACATCTTCAAGCTCAATCTCATTAATTTTTTCCGCTGAAACCCTGGATTCGATATATTCTTCTGCTATTTTCAGAGCATCATCTTTGCTTATACTGTCTCTGCCCTGTACATTCTTTGATCCATCATATACAAAAAGTAGCTCTCCATTAGAGGCATTTATTCCTGCAAAGATGTTTTTTCCATTAGTTGTTTTTGAGCTCACTCGCCAGATTATCCCGAAATTTTCATCATCAATCAACTCTCCATGAATAGATTCATTGGTTACTTCCGGATTTTCTGAGATTAGCTTGTTTTTTGCATCCTCAAAACTAATATTTACGTCTGCAGTTGAGGGATCAGGGTATTTTATTTGCTTTGCATCTTCTTTTGTAAAGATTATTCCCCCCTCTTCAGAAGCAAAAGCTACAAATATTGCACACAATAGTATCAAACCTAATTAAAAATTAGCTTAAATCTCATAATTTTCTCTCCTTTAAGCTTTTAAACACAA
The Methanosarcina thermophila TM-1 genome window above contains:
- a CDS encoding SDR family NAD(P)-dependent oxidoreductase, which gives rise to MKLKGQTAIVTGGGRGIGRAICQSLAGEGANIVIVARTEREIRETARLVEKQGVRALAVKTDIRKEKEVINMVSKAINAFGRIDILVNNAGVAYRKYLVETSTEEYDEIMDTNVKGMFFCTKYALPHLLKRGEGRIINISSGAGKHGIPKLSIYCASKFAVIGFTESVAYETGGGVHVYAVCPASVDTSMYRSLHTDEPVLKPEDVAKKVLELCLPETTLPSGSSVEIYRRPVRIV
- a CDS encoding inorganic phosphate transporter, translating into MELLIIALTLAGLYMAWNIGANDLANAMGTSVGTGALSLKQVIIIAALFEFLGAVFFGDRVTETIANGIVPIDAIGSMHPDVVAVGMLAAILAAGFWVTLTTFYNLPVSTSHSIVGSVLGFGLVAAYNGTISFSDIHWGQITKIVVSWFVSPVLGAVFAYVTFSIVRKIYLHRAIDLPFVEKKFISLQIITGCYIAFAHGSNDVANAVGPLGAALKVIGVAGAEAGIPIWVLVMGGLGMVIGMATWGYKVVLTIGSKITELTPTRGFSAQFATASVVLLHSYSSLPISTTHTLVGSVIGVGLAGGIAAVDLRVIWRIISSWVATVPIAALTSALIFVGLEVIFL
- a CDS encoding phosphoribosyltransferase, whose protein sequence is MFKNRKDAGEKLAKALEKYREENPVILAIPRGGVEVGLQVAAKLNAEFSLIIARKLPFPDNPEAGFGAIAEDGSTFILEDAYYWLEGVTIERIKQQQIAEIERRIKTLRGGKPLPEIKGRTVILIDDGIAMGSTMRAAIELCRNREAGKVVVAVPVAGREVAKELQKKVDDLIVLETPAYFRAVAQVYERWYDVSDEEVLDLLRERIREKELKDQEFHELEA
- a CDS encoding YcdB/YcdC domain-containing protein is translated as MILLCAIFVAFASEEGGIIFTKEDAKQIKYPDPSTADVNISFEDAKNKLISENPEVTNESIHGELIDDENFGIIWRVSSKTTNGKNIFAGINASNGELLFVYDGSKNVQGRDSISKDDALKIAEEYIESRVSAEKINEIELEDVNYIGPAADDLPGYYHVSYARIIRGIPSLSDGILLDVNAETGEVLSYDKSWSMDEEESTHRY